In the Pseudolabrys taiwanensis genome, one interval contains:
- a CDS encoding Bug family tripartite tricarboxylate transporter substrate binding protein, whose product MPTRRTILTSLAGLAASAALVRPSFALDWPTRPVMLMVPFAAGGNTDGLARIAAQRLTEAFGQQFLVENRPGAGGALAAEAVLRAEPDGYTLFFSALPQIAIVPAMQRVKYDPVKDFMPVCNLASNPFVLLVHKDMPVKTIGEFIAHVKAQPGKIAYASAGAGSVGHLAMALFLKMAGLDMIHVGYKGNAPALADVLAGHVPAMFSNLADAIPHAQSGAIRILAVSGAKRATQLPDVPTVAESGFPTYKAQTWNGILARRGTPKEIVDKMAGELGRAVKEPKFAERLASFGTDPLGDGPDVFADTIKSDIALWAQAVEVAGVKQQ is encoded by the coding sequence ATGCCCACCCGTAGAACTATCCTGACTTCGCTGGCCGGCCTCGCCGCTTCGGCCGCGCTGGTCCGTCCGTCCTTCGCCCTCGACTGGCCGACCCGGCCGGTGATGTTGATGGTCCCCTTCGCCGCCGGCGGCAACACTGACGGCCTTGCCCGTATCGCCGCGCAGCGCCTCACCGAGGCTTTCGGCCAGCAGTTCCTGGTCGAGAACAGGCCCGGTGCCGGCGGCGCGCTTGCGGCGGAGGCGGTGCTCCGCGCCGAGCCCGACGGTTACACGTTGTTCTTTTCCGCCTTGCCGCAGATCGCCATCGTGCCGGCCATGCAGCGCGTCAAATACGATCCGGTGAAGGATTTCATGCCGGTCTGTAACCTCGCGTCTAATCCGTTTGTGTTGCTGGTGCACAAAGACATGCCGGTCAAAACGATCGGCGAGTTCATTGCGCATGTGAAGGCGCAACCCGGCAAGATCGCTTACGCCTCGGCCGGTGCCGGCAGCGTCGGTCATTTGGCGATGGCGCTGTTCTTGAAGATGGCAGGCCTCGACATGATTCACGTTGGCTACAAGGGCAACGCACCCGCTCTGGCCGACGTGCTCGCGGGTCATGTGCCCGCGATGTTCTCAAATCTGGCCGATGCAATTCCGCATGCGCAAAGCGGCGCCATTCGCATACTTGCAGTCTCGGGCGCGAAGCGCGCAACGCAACTGCCCGATGTGCCGACGGTCGCCGAGTCCGGTTTTCCGACCTACAAAGCGCAAACCTGGAATGGGATCCTCGCGCGTCGAGGCACCCCAAAGGAGATCGTCGACAAGATGGCGGGCGAGTTGGGGCGCGCCGTGAAGGAGCCGAAGTTCGCCGAGCGTCTGGCGAGTTTTGGTACCGATCCGCTCGGCGACGGTCCCGACGTTTTCGCTGACACCATCAAATCCGATATCGCCTTGTGGGCGCAAGCCGTCGAAGTCGCCGGCGTGAAACAACAATAG
- a CDS encoding LysR family transcriptional regulator → MTESIDWDHQIGRRLRLRDLHVFFTVVQRGSMAKAAAQLGVSQPTISETIADLEHALGVKLFDRSPRGVTCTMYGHALLKRGLMAFDELRQGLRDIEYLADPGVGEVRIGCVESIAAAILPPAIQSFYERHPHIALDVVQVATPTFEFPQLRDRRLDLVLARLVRPPSMDGADDELNVEILFNDEIVVAAGASSPWAQRSTIDIAELADAPWILTAPGTWNYKVIMDAFSARGVAMPRVVARTFSVPLRTTLLADGPFVTALPASVLRLNADRLALKELPLALPERPWPVAVVTLKGRTLSPVVELFIDHIRAFTRPATGGA, encoded by the coding sequence ATGACGGAGTCCATCGACTGGGACCACCAGATTGGTCGCCGCCTGCGGCTGCGCGATCTCCACGTGTTCTTCACGGTCGTTCAGCGCGGCAGCATGGCCAAGGCCGCGGCCCAACTGGGGGTGTCGCAGCCGACAATTTCCGAGACCATCGCCGATCTCGAACACGCGCTCGGGGTCAAGCTTTTCGACCGCAGCCCGCGCGGCGTGACGTGCACGATGTACGGCCACGCGCTGCTCAAGCGCGGCCTGATGGCCTTCGACGAATTGCGCCAGGGGCTGCGCGACATCGAATATCTCGCCGATCCAGGCGTCGGCGAGGTGCGTATCGGCTGCGTCGAGTCCATCGCGGCAGCTATTCTGCCGCCGGCGATACAGAGCTTTTACGAGCGGCATCCGCACATCGCGCTCGATGTCGTACAGGTGGCGACACCAACCTTCGAATTCCCGCAGTTGCGGGACCGCAGACTCGACCTTGTGCTCGCCCGGCTCGTCCGTCCGCCGAGCATGGACGGCGCGGATGACGAGCTCAATGTCGAGATCCTCTTCAACGACGAGATCGTGGTCGCTGCCGGCGCGAGCAGTCCATGGGCCCAACGCAGCACGATCGACATTGCCGAACTTGCCGACGCGCCGTGGATTCTAACGGCCCCCGGCACCTGGAATTACAAGGTCATCATGGACGCGTTCAGCGCACGGGGCGTCGCCATGCCGCGCGTCGTGGCGCGAACTTTTTCGGTGCCGCTGCGCACGACCCTCCTGGCGGACGGACCGTTCGTCACCGCCTTGCCGGCGTCGGTGCTGCGCCTCAATGCCGATCGTCTCGCTTTGAAGGAACTGCCGCTTGCATTGCCTGAGCGGCCTTGGCCGGTGGCGGTCGTCACTCTGAAAGGCCGCACCTTGAGTCCGGTCGTCGAGCTGTTCATCGACCACATCCGCGCATTCACGCGCCCGGCAACCGGCGGCGCCTAA
- a CDS encoding hemolysin family protein, producing MNATIVNLLLALFLLAANAFYVAAEFALVKSRGFRIDAMVEQDRFGARLVQHILKNIEAYLACCQLGITMASLGLGWVGEPTVAALLSPVLEPLGLPEQALHVTSFVVGFLVFSSLHIILGEQVPKTLAIREPEPVSLWIGYPLYFSYMLFWPLNWLLNAASHSILRMLGVQEASPHEILTDVEIEGLVEVSAEHGKLEEGQAEYIQNVFRFGELEVSDVMVHRTNMITLNADDPAEDIVNDVIASPVTRLPLWRGNPQNIIGILHVKDLLRALHAVDGDPSKVDIASLLTVPWFVPETRPVSEQLQAFRRRKTPFALVVDEYGEVEGLVTLEDILEEIVGDITDEHDVAMPGVRKQPDGSVNVDGAVPIRDLNRVMDWNLPDEEATTIAGLVIHEARSIPEVGQSFTFHGFRFRVLRRARNRITALRIQPLSRQQQAQAS from the coding sequence ATGAACGCCACGATCGTGAATCTGCTGCTGGCGCTTTTTCTGCTCGCGGCCAACGCGTTCTACGTTGCGGCTGAGTTCGCGCTCGTCAAAAGCCGCGGCTTCCGCATCGATGCCATGGTCGAGCAGGACCGCTTCGGCGCTCGGCTGGTTCAGCACATCCTCAAGAATATCGAGGCCTATCTCGCCTGCTGTCAGCTCGGCATCACCATGGCCTCGCTTGGTCTCGGCTGGGTCGGCGAGCCGACCGTCGCGGCTTTGCTGAGTCCTGTTTTGGAGCCGCTCGGCCTGCCTGAGCAGGCGCTCCATGTCACATCGTTTGTGGTCGGCTTCCTGGTCTTTTCCTCGCTGCACATCATCCTCGGCGAGCAGGTGCCGAAGACCCTGGCTATCCGAGAGCCGGAGCCGGTGTCGCTGTGGATCGGCTATCCGCTCTACTTCTCATATATGCTCTTCTGGCCGCTGAACTGGCTCCTCAACGCGGCATCGCATTCGATTTTGCGCATGCTCGGTGTTCAAGAGGCTTCGCCGCACGAGATTCTGACAGACGTCGAGATCGAGGGCCTCGTCGAGGTATCGGCGGAGCACGGCAAGCTGGAGGAAGGTCAGGCCGAGTACATCCAGAACGTCTTCCGCTTCGGCGAACTCGAAGTCTCCGACGTGATGGTCCACCGGACCAATATGATCACGCTCAACGCGGACGACCCCGCCGAGGATATCGTCAATGACGTCATCGCCTCGCCGGTGACGCGTCTGCCGCTGTGGCGCGGTAACCCGCAGAACATTATCGGCATCCTGCACGTGAAGGACCTGCTGCGTGCCTTGCACGCGGTCGACGGCGACCCAAGCAAAGTCGACATTGCGTCGTTGCTGACCGTGCCTTGGTTCGTGCCGGAGACACGCCCGGTCTCTGAGCAGCTCCAGGCCTTCCGCCGCCGCAAGACGCCGTTCGCGTTGGTCGTCGACGAGTACGGCGAGGTCGAAGGTCTGGTCACGCTCGAGGACATCCTCGAGGAGATCGTCGGCGACATCACCGACGAGCACGACGTTGCGATGCCTGGCGTGCGCAAGCAGCCCGACGGTTCCGTCAATGTCGACGGCGCCGTGCCGATCCGCGACCTCAATCGCGTGATGGACTGGAATTTGCCGGACGAGGAGGCGACCACCATCGCCGGTCTCGTGATTCACGAGGCACGTTCTATCCCCGAAGTAGGCCAGAGCTTCACCTTCCACGGCTTCCGCTTTCGCGTGCTGCGCAGAGCCCGCAACCGCATCACCGCGCTGAGGATCCAGCCGCTGTCACGCCAGCAGCAGGCGCAGGCGAGTTAG
- the aroB gene encoding 3-dehydroquinate synthase encodes MVNIAVQKPAADSQERAVVRALGARSVVLVGMMGAGKSSIGRRLAHRLGVPFVDADTEIESAAGMSIPEIFDKHGEPYFRAGEARVIARLLDQGPQVLATGGGAVMDPQTRGLIRDKGISIWLKADIDVLLKRTKRRSDRPLVDRIKDLMPQREPIYALSDLVVQSRDEPHEIIVDEIMAALAAYPGCGGGGEQGMTAPLRSNEPITVEVALGERTYDIAIGRGLLASLGARIKALRPGARTVIVTDENVAKQHLPAAQAALSEAGVESSAIVVTPGEGSKKFATFERVCEDIIAARIERGDLAIALGGGVIGDLAGFASSCVRRGLDFVQVPTSLLAQVDSSVGGKTGINSRHGKNLIGAFHQPVLVIADTALLDTLPAREFRAGYAEVAKYGLLGDEAFFAWLEANWREVFAGGPAREHAIAVSCRAKAGVVARDERETGERALLNLGHTFGHAFEAGCGFSDRLLHGEAVALGMVMAFDFSARKGLTSQAEADRARAHLAAVGLPTHVRDVAGGVPGIDALMDLIAQDKKVKRGKLTFILVRGIGQAFIENNVDPAEVRAFLAEQVAG; translated from the coding sequence ATGGTTAACATCGCCGTCCAGAAACCCGCAGCCGACTCGCAGGAGCGGGCGGTCGTGCGCGCGCTCGGCGCGCGCTCGGTGGTGCTGGTCGGCATGATGGGGGCCGGCAAATCCTCGATCGGGCGGCGGCTTGCGCACCGGCTGGGCGTGCCCTTCGTCGATGCCGATACCGAGATCGAAAGCGCCGCGGGAATGTCCATTCCCGAAATTTTCGACAAACATGGCGAGCCATACTTTCGTGCCGGGGAGGCGCGGGTGATCGCCCGTCTGCTCGACCAGGGTCCGCAAGTGCTGGCGACCGGCGGCGGGGCGGTCATGGACCCGCAGACCCGTGGGCTCATCCGCGACAAGGGCATCTCGATCTGGCTGAAAGCCGATATCGACGTGCTGCTGAAGCGCACCAAACGCCGCTCCGACCGCCCGCTCGTCGACCGTATCAAGGACTTGATGCCTCAACGCGAACCGATCTATGCCCTGTCCGATCTCGTGGTGCAGTCCCGCGACGAGCCGCACGAGATCATCGTGGATGAGATCATGGCCGCCCTTGCCGCATATCCGGGGTGTGGCGGCGGAGGAGAGCAAGGTATGACCGCGCCCCTGCGCAGCAACGAGCCGATCACCGTTGAGGTGGCGCTGGGCGAGCGCACCTATGACATCGCCATCGGCCGCGGGCTTCTCGCGTCGCTCGGCGCGCGCATCAAGGCGCTGCGTCCCGGTGCGCGCACAGTCATTGTCACGGATGAGAACGTCGCGAAGCAGCATCTCCCGGCGGCCCAGGCGGCCTTGTCCGAGGCCGGCGTCGAGTCGTCGGCCATCGTCGTGACGCCCGGCGAGGGCTCCAAGAAGTTCGCGACCTTTGAGCGTGTGTGCGAAGACATCATTGCCGCGCGCATCGAGCGCGGCGATCTTGCCATTGCGCTCGGCGGCGGGGTGATCGGCGATCTCGCTGGCTTCGCGTCGTCCTGCGTGCGGCGCGGACTCGACTTCGTGCAGGTGCCGACATCGCTGCTGGCGCAGGTCGACTCGTCGGTCGGCGGTAAGACCGGCATCAATTCGCGCCACGGCAAAAATCTGATCGGCGCATTCCATCAACCGGTGCTGGTCATTGCCGACACGGCGTTGCTCGACACGCTGCCGGCGCGCGAGTTCCGCGCCGGCTACGCCGAGGTCGCCAAATACGGACTGCTCGGGGATGAGGCGTTCTTTGCCTGGCTCGAAGCCAATTGGCGCGAGGTCTTCGCTGGTGGTCCCGCGCGCGAGCACGCCATCGCCGTGAGCTGCCGCGCCAAGGCGGGCGTGGTCGCGCGCGACGAGCGCGAGACCGGCGAGCGGGCGCTGCTCAATCTCGGCCATACATTCGGCCATGCGTTCGAAGCCGGCTGCGGCTTTTCCGATCGTCTGCTGCATGGTGAGGCGGTGGCGCTCGGCATGGTGATGGCGTTCGACTTCTCTGCCCGCAAAGGTCTGACGAGTCAGGCCGAAGCCGATCGGGCGCGCGCGCATCTTGCCGCTGTCGGGCTGCCGACCCATGTCAGAGACGTCGCCGGTGGCGTACCGGGCATCGATGCTTTGATGGACCTGATTGCGCAGGACAAGAAAGTGAAGCGCGGCAAGCTTACGTTCATCCTGGTGCGCGGCATCGGCCAAGCCTTTATCGAGAACAATGTCGATCCTGCCGAGGTGCGCGCCTTTCTCGCCGAACAAGTTGCCGGATGA
- a CDS encoding histidine kinase, translating to MPSLFRFLFVVGIIGGLSYAAVFALANFVPFKPREIVQTIPPDKFVKQPH from the coding sequence ATGCCGAGTCTCTTCAGATTCCTGTTCGTCGTCGGCATCATCGGCGGATTGAGCTACGCGGCGGTGTTCGCACTCGCCAACTTCGTACCGTTCAAGCCGCGCGAAATCGTGCAGACGATACCGCCCGACAAATTCGTCAAACAGCCGCACTGA
- a CDS encoding site-specific tyrosine recombinase XerD, with product MTGRPRANDEAAIELFLDMLAAERGAGENTLAAYRNDLEDLSAHLRAHGVAIADADTDDLRGFLKSLDERGFKTSSLARRLSATRQLYRFLYAEGKRGDDPAAVLEGPKRARTLPKVLSIKEVDGLLAQARANAENAEQPIAQRLRSARLLCLLEVVYATGLRVSELVALPASAARRDQRMLVVRGKGGKERLVPLNQAAKRAMAEYLALRADAKTDASSKWLFPSFGESGHLTRQHFARDLKALGAACGIDGARLSPHVLRHAFASHLLHNGADLRVVQTLLGHADISTTQIYTHVLEERLKSLVRDLHPLAES from the coding sequence ATGACCGGCCGTCCACGCGCGAACGACGAGGCCGCGATCGAGCTCTTCCTCGACATGCTGGCGGCCGAGCGCGGCGCCGGCGAGAATACGCTCGCGGCCTACCGCAACGATCTCGAGGATTTGTCGGCGCATCTGCGCGCGCATGGCGTTGCCATTGCCGATGCGGACACCGACGACCTGCGCGGCTTCCTCAAGAGCCTCGACGAGCGCGGCTTCAAGACCTCATCGCTGGCACGGCGGCTGTCGGCAACGCGGCAGCTTTATCGCTTCCTGTACGCGGAAGGAAAACGGGGCGACGATCCGGCCGCCGTGCTCGAAGGCCCCAAGCGCGCACGGACCCTCCCCAAAGTCCTGTCGATCAAAGAAGTCGACGGCTTGCTTGCGCAGGCACGCGCCAATGCGGAGAACGCCGAGCAACCGATCGCGCAGCGCCTGCGCTCGGCGCGTCTTTTGTGCCTTTTGGAAGTGGTCTACGCCACCGGCCTGCGCGTGTCCGAACTCGTCGCTCTGCCGGCGTCGGCGGCGCGCCGCGATCAGCGCATGCTGGTGGTGCGCGGCAAAGGCGGCAAGGAGCGGCTGGTGCCTCTCAACCAGGCGGCCAAGCGTGCGATGGCGGAATACCTCGCGCTCCGCGCCGATGCCAAAACCGACGCGTCGTCGAAATGGCTGTTTCCATCCTTCGGTGAGAGCGGACACCTCACGCGCCAGCATTTCGCCCGCGACTTGAAGGCGCTCGGCGCGGCGTGCGGCATCGACGGCGCGCGCCTGTCACCGCATGTGCTGCGGCACGCCTTCGCCAGCCATCTCCTGCACAACGGCGCCGATCTGCGCGTGGTGCAGACATTGCTCGGCCATGCCGATATCTCCACCACGCAGATTTATACGCATGTGCTGGAAGAGCGGTTGAAGTCGCTGGTGCGCGATCTCCACCCGCTCGCCGAGAGCTAG
- a CDS encoding DMT family transporter — MAWIILLAAGLFEVVWAVGLKAANGRPLILAITIAAMIASVALLYLALRDLPLGTAYAIWTGIGAVGTVLVGIVWFGESADPLRVACIALIFAGIAGLKWATP; from the coding sequence ATGGCGTGGATTATTCTTTTGGCCGCCGGTCTTTTCGAGGTTGTCTGGGCGGTAGGATTGAAGGCTGCCAATGGCCGGCCCTTGATCCTTGCGATTACCATCGCGGCCATGATTGCCAGCGTGGCGCTGCTCTATCTCGCCTTGCGCGATCTGCCTCTCGGTACCGCCTATGCGATATGGACCGGCATCGGCGCGGTCGGCACCGTGCTCGTCGGGATTGTTTGGTTCGGCGAGTCGGCCGATCCGCTGCGCGTTGCTTGCATCGCGCTCATTTTCGCCGGCATTGCCGGCCTGAAGTGGGCGACGCCCTAG
- a CDS encoding acetyl-CoA carboxylase carboxyltransferase subunit alpha has protein sequence MRSYLDFEKPVAELEAKVEELRAMGESGTAVAIGDEIGRLEAKAALALKDLYDNLSPWQKTQVARHPQRPHCLDYVRALITDFVPLAGDRKFGDDEAVIGGFGRFRGESVCVLGHEKGSDTESRLKHNFGMARPEGYRKAVRLMEMAERFDIPVLSLVDTAGAYPGIGAEERGQAEAIARSTDVCLGLGVPNVAVILGEGGSGGAIALATASRVLMLEHAIYSVISPEGAASILWRDTTKAQEAATNMKITAQDMVRFGVIDTIVPEPTGGAHRDPAAAIAATGDAIAHSLGELHGLSAETVRKQRREKFLAMGRTMVRNAG, from the coding sequence ATGCGCAGTTATCTCGATTTTGAAAAGCCGGTGGCCGAGTTGGAGGCCAAGGTCGAGGAGCTGCGCGCTATGGGTGAAAGCGGCACCGCTGTCGCCATTGGCGACGAGATCGGCCGACTCGAGGCCAAGGCGGCGCTCGCGCTGAAAGACCTCTACGACAATTTGTCGCCCTGGCAGAAGACGCAGGTCGCGCGCCATCCGCAGCGACCGCACTGCCTGGATTACGTCCGCGCGCTGATCACCGATTTCGTGCCGCTGGCCGGCGACCGCAAGTTCGGCGACGACGAGGCCGTCATCGGCGGCTTCGGTCGTTTCCGCGGTGAGAGCGTCTGCGTGCTGGGCCACGAGAAGGGCTCGGACACCGAGAGCCGTCTCAAGCACAATTTCGGCATGGCTCGGCCAGAGGGCTACCGCAAGGCGGTGCGGCTGATGGAAATGGCCGAACGCTTCGATATTCCTGTGCTTTCGCTGGTCGATACGGCCGGCGCCTATCCCGGCATCGGGGCCGAAGAGCGCGGCCAGGCGGAAGCGATCGCGCGCTCGACCGACGTGTGCCTCGGTCTCGGGGTGCCGAATGTCGCGGTGATCCTCGGCGAAGGCGGCTCGGGCGGCGCCATCGCGCTCGCCACCGCCAGCCGGGTGCTGATGCTGGAGCACGCGATCTACAGCGTGATCTCGCCGGAAGGCGCGGCCTCGATCCTGTGGCGCGACACGACAAAGGCGCAGGAAGCCGCCACCAATATGAAGATCACCGCTCAGGACATGGTGCGGTTCGGCGTCATCGACACGATCGTGCCGGAGCCGACCGGCGGCGCCCACCGCGACCCGGCGGCGGCGATCGCCGCGACCGGTGATGCCATCGCCCACTCCCTCGGGGAGTTGCACGGCCTCAGCGCCGAAACCGTCCGTAAACAGCGCCGAGAGAAATTCCTCGCTATGGGCCGGACGATGGTCCGAAATGCGGGGTAG